In Amaranthus tricolor cultivar Red isolate AtriRed21 chromosome 3, ASM2621246v1, whole genome shotgun sequence, a single window of DNA contains:
- the LOC130809275 gene encoding putative expansin-B2 — protein MALSPSHLIHFTIIFAFLVSISHGFNPKSLNVSRIYQRLSNSNWSPASATWYGSPNGAGSNGGACGFTDTVEKAPYSSMVSAAGNSIYSYGEGCGVCYQVKCTESTACSGKPVTVTITDQCPGCPSAHFDLSGTAFGAMAKPGQSEQLRDVGKLGILYKRVKCKYPGVTVEVRVDPGSNQNYFASTIEYTDGTGIESVKLKQRNGGWKNMEKSWGAVWEYNGGTVLQPPFSLQLTEIGTGATLTLNNVIPGNWNPGQTYRSQVNFNN, from the exons ATGGCTCTTTCTCCAAGTCACCTCATCCACTTTACTATAATATTTGCTTTCCTTGTTAGTATTTCTCATGGTTTTAACCCAAAATCTCTAAATGTGTCTAGAATTTATCAACGACTCTCTAATTCTAATTGGTCTCCTGCTAGTGCTACTTGGTATGGAAGCCCTAATGGCGCAGGAAGTAACG GTGGAGCATGCGGGTTCACAGATACGGTGGAAAAAGCTCCATATTCTTCCATGGTATCTGCGGCTGGAAACTCAATTTATAGTTATGGTGAAGGATGTGGTGTTTGCTATCag GTAAAATGTACAGAGAGTACAGCATGTTCAGGAAAACCAGTGACAGTGACAATAACAGATCAATGTCCTGGTTGTCCGTCAGCACATTTTGATTTAAGTGGAACTGCATTTGGAGCCATGGCTAAACCAGGCCAATCTGAACAACTACGAGATGTTGGTAAACTTGGCATTCTATACAAGAG AGTGAAATGTAAGTATCCAGGAGTAACAGTGGAGGTAAGAGTAGATCCAGGGTCAAACCAAAACTACTTTGCATCAACAATTGAATACACAGATGGAACTGGAATTGAAAGCGTGAAATTAAAGCAAAGAAATGGTGGATGGAAAAACATGGAAAAATCGTGGGGTGCTGTTTGGGAGTATAATGGAGGAACTGTTCTTCAACCTCCTTTCTCTTTACAATTAACTGAAATTGGAACTGGTGCTactcttacattaaataatgtcATCCCTGGGAACTGGAATCCTGGTCAAACTTACCGTTctcaagttaattttaataattaa